The following coding sequences are from one Plasmodium coatneyi strain Hackeri chromosome 11, complete sequence window:
- a CDS encoding Splicing factor subunit 3a yields MDFQNRVGHKTGSGMPMTREDINQERRERLKQLALENIDITKDPYILKNNVGMYECKLCLTLHNNESSYLCHTQGKKHQMNLSQRLLKEKNELTTSKLLNKATPEPKKIVKIGKPRYDVTKVKNKKNKLGILFELSFPNIKENTKPKFRFMSSFEQKIEPPDKKYQYLLFAAEPYETVAFKIPNLDIDETQDFYYKWFEKKKIFVMQIHFQNPSEHNRARRRRNFLPHNVRW; encoded by the coding sequence ATGGACTTCCAAAACCGAGTGGGCCACAAAACGGGCAGTGGTATGCCCATGACGAGGGAGGACATAAACCAGGAGAGACGTGAACGACTGAAGCAACTCGCACTGGAAAATATAGATATCACGAAAGACCCATATATCCTCAAAAATAATGTTGGCATGTACGAGTGTAAATTATGCTTAACTCTGCACAACAATGAAAGCTCCTACCTATGTCATACGCAGGGGAAAAAGCATCAAATGAATTTGAGTCAAAGATtactaaaagaaaaaaacgaattgaCCACCAGTAAGTTACTAAACAAAGCTACCCCAgagccaaaaaaaattgtaaaaatcgGAAAGCCAAGATATGATGTCaccaaagtgaaaaataaaaaaaataaacttggCATCCTATTCGAATTGTCCTTTCCAAATATTAAAGAAAACACCAAACCCAAGTTCCGCTTCATGTCATCATTTGAACAGAAAATCGAACCTCCAGACAAGAAGTATCAGTACTTATTGTTCGCAGCTGAACCCTACGAAACGGTTGCTTTTAAAATTCCTAATTTGGACATAGACGAAACGCAGGACTTTTACTACAAGTGgtttgagaagaaaaagattttCGTCATGCAGATTCATTTTCAGAACCCCTCCGAGCACAACCGCGCGCGCAGACGCCGCAACTTCCTACCCCACAACGTCAGGTGGTGA